A DNA window from Pongo abelii isolate AG06213 chromosome 2, NHGRI_mPonAbe1-v2.0_pri, whole genome shotgun sequence contains the following coding sequences:
- the LOC100434246 gene encoding coiled-coil domain-containing protein 172-like, translated as MVFINQDLSVKYAHCYWNFTASGTLRSEITRCREKIKKATEELNEEKIKLESKEAIKKQMIEEEDKFIKEITDFNNEYEITKKRELLMKENVKIEISDLENQANILKCEMKSMEHDSSQLNELQKQKSELIQELFTLQRKLKVFEDEENKSICTTKYLEAEKIKINEKPQNDAECLRLKKELELYKEDDMESVYEALQTEIEFLELTLAQKDLQESK; from the exons ATGGTGTTTATAAACCAGGATCTGAGTGTTAAgtatgctcattgctactggaaTTTCACTGCTTCTGGGACTT taAGGTCGGAAATAACCAGATGTcgtgaaaaaattaagaaagcaacGGAGGAGCTGAATGAAGAGAAAATCAAGCTGGAATCTAAGGAGGCTATAAAGAAACAAATGATAGAGGAGGAAGACAAATTTATTAAGGAAATTACAGACTTTAATAATGAGTatgaaataacaaagaaaagagagcttttgatgaaagaaaatgtcaaGATTGAAATATCTGACTTAGAAAACCAAGcaaacattttgaaatgtgaaatgaagtcAATGGAACATGATAGCAGCCAGTTAAATGAACTTCAAAAACAAAAGAGTGAATTGATACAAGAATTATTTACTCTCCAAAGAAAACTTAAAGTTTTTGAAGATGAAGAGAATAAATCCATTTGTACTACCAAATATCTagaggcagaaaaaataaaaatcaatgaaaagccTCAAAATGATGCAGAATGCTTAAGacttaaaaaagaattagaacTTTATAAGGAAGATGACATGGAAAGTGTTTATGAAGCGCTCCAAACAGAAATAGAATTTTTGGAGTTGACATTGGCACAGAAAGATCTTCAGGAAAGCAAATAA